The Mycoplasma nasistruthionis genome contains a region encoding:
- a CDS encoding MSC_0621 family F1-like ATPase epsilon subunit: protein MSNSITLRLVSQNLHKVKFQIEKLELNDHLKDNWINFKPGSLASFKIAFFRITDSDNKQTYFILRNAFFIYENDSDDITIRYNDTLQPLYQKEEITPFLQDKEQQLAKLVEEQKYLTALDDLNISTINKVKIQELEDQIWVLKAYTLFALDPTEEAQWN from the coding sequence ATGAGCAACTCTATCACTCTCCGTTTAGTTTCTCAAAATTTGCACAAAGTTAAATTTCAAATCGAGAAATTAGAACTTAATGACCATCTTAAAGATAATTGAATCAACTTCAAACCAGGTTCATTAGCTAGTTTTAAAATAGCTTTTTTCAGAATTACAGATAGTGATAATAAACAAACTTACTTTATCTTAAGAAATGCTTTTTTCATCTATGAAAATGACTCAGATGATATTACTATAAGATACAACGACACTTTACAACCTTTATACCAAAAAGAAGAAATAACACCGTTTTTACAAGATAAAGAACAACAACTTGCAAAATTAGTTGAAGAACAAAAATATTTAACGGCTTTAGATGATCTAAATATTTCAACAATTAACAAAGTTAAAATTCAAGAATTAGAAGATCAAATTTGAGTATTAAAAGCTTATACATTATTTGCTTTAGATCCAACAGAGGAGGCACAATGAAACTAA
- a CDS encoding MSC_0622 family F1-like ATPase gamma subunit yields MNIKKIKSRSESLDKILKIVESKKNITLINILKLSKQIAFYNERANQSSQLVQDLAKEYAIDNSLIHGTNIISTNKFLNLFKQSKHKADKTIWVYVTETEEYDTNSYSKHEKNILANANKTDLFIAIGSSAINFCKQNEFEIIFEKDQNDIEVLSKLLPNFIEKYLSIHGYFNVKFVINSSKIKDAYINVIPMNNLNLNLNLKKDKEETKINLKDFKIYPDVESFIEPEISSYLTYITLTLLSESGLIYQKYKLVSENQKIHDLEKKQRRLTLEVIRAKRELEVEQISILSKKKVLLHSQKEK; encoded by the coding sequence ATGAATATCAAGAAAATTAAGTCTAGGTCAGAAAGTTTAGACAAAATTTTAAAAATTGTTGAATCAAAGAAAAACATTACTTTAATCAACATTTTAAAACTATCAAAACAAATTGCATTCTACAACGAAAGAGCTAATCAATCTTCACAATTAGTTCAAGATTTAGCTAAAGAATATGCAATTGATAATTCATTAATCCATGGTACAAATATAATTTCAACCAATAAATTTTTAAATTTATTTAAACAATCAAAACATAAAGCAGATAAAACAATTTGAGTTTATGTTACTGAAACTGAAGAGTATGACACTAACTCATATTCAAAACATGAAAAAAACATTTTAGCTAATGCTAACAAAACCGACTTATTTATTGCTATTGGTTCAAGCGCAATAAACTTTTGTAAACAAAACGAATTTGAAATCATTTTTGAAAAAGATCAAAATGATATTGAAGTTTTATCAAAACTTTTACCAAACTTCATTGAAAAATATTTATCAATTCATGGTTATTTCAATGTTAAATTCGTAATTAACTCATCAAAAATTAAAGATGCTTATATCAATGTTATTCCAATGAATAACCTTAATTTAAACTTAAATCTGAAAAAAGACAAAGAAGAAACAAAAATCAATCTAAAAGATTTCAAAATCTATCCAGATGTTGAATCATTCATCGAACCTGAAATTAGTTCTTATTTAACTTACATCACTTTAACTTTATTAAGTGAATCAGGACTAATTTACCAAAAGTACAAATTAGTATCAGAAAACCAAAAAATTCATGATTTAGAGAAAAAACAAAGACGTTTAACTTTAGAAGTTATTCGTGCTAAACGTGAATTAGAAGTTGAACAAATTTCAATTTTATCTAAGAAAAAAGTTCTATTACACTCACAAAAGGAAAAATAA
- a CDS encoding MSC_0623 family F1-like ATPase-associated protein has protein sequence MIKIPFLSKQLQEFKKLDQEAKRVSDYSELIFKSFNQQKEANNFISYSVFINQFLLNNNYGKSALRWQQVIENRDKHFATHSQIKFRKFTVTWVNDPRFSLNSPVPTVTTKQPEAILNPVNHLIYDFSASLDEKYNVLFTKFNELLETKLKEGYAVEVMPNVIVILNQNKKDLTLLFGPETLKQNEYQEN, from the coding sequence ATGATTAAAATTCCTTTTCTAAGCAAACAATTACAAGAATTTAAAAAATTAGATCAAGAAGCAAAAAGAGTTTCAGATTATTCAGAATTAATTTTTAAAAGTTTTAATCAACAAAAAGAAGCTAATAACTTTATTTCATACTCAGTATTTATTAATCAATTTTTATTAAATAATAATTATGGAAAAAGCGCACTTCGTTGACAACAAGTAATTGAAAATCGTGATAAACACTTTGCTACACACAGTCAAATTAAATTTAGAAAATTTACTGTTACTTGAGTTAATGACCCTCGTTTCTCATTAAATAGTCCAGTACCAACTGTAACTACTAAGCAACCAGAAGCAATTTTAAATCCAGTTAATCATTTAATTTATGACTTTTCAGCATCATTAGATGAAAAATATAACGTATTATTTACAAAGTTTAACGAATTGCTAGAAACTAAACTAAAAGAAGGTTATGCAGTTGAAGTCATGCCTAATGTGATTGTTATCTTAAATCAAAACAAAAAAGATTTAACTTTATTATTTGGACCAGAAACACTAAAACAAAATGAATATCAAGAAAATTAA
- a CDS encoding MSC_0624 family F1-like ATPase-associated membrane protein, producing the protein MTNKKIVLWKSDVKQILNVITLTLAFAIGLFSLLNINNIINQDFLSFSNLFKITDSQSQSRNFVVIYNFVILLFTALGSLLWNYRNISKLQIKLSKYLAFYISYVGISAVSFVLLNFFPYTAEKTPVNLLIASAPFLVLMLVNTIAESIATNIYKKAYPNYKLYLTNFVLATVFKWVLVGTLSFALFAFISINDTDLLFSNQNPFYVWMKQNVLTHSQSSVLITVAFSFVLVAYVFTSAGQLLISKQRNKLLNFSKSILSYMLVVLASFSAWMIINAFTMNQNDGILVNRVPAHLFWMLALLIDVLVLGAYTYVSTSKIIHSFNQTTKGFVLVFTLVLTTSILLTFKMFDRDKFNNFILVLLAALSALYTLVIWQLFVKQNSSVSNIIAYLILTCLAFASVLEGLNAKLLTSDPQNDVLNNGSLLFKVADLFIISAVSFGTLSLLHRALCWTKAIVRIFIYKRREKKTPKRKRAKWLKFLF; encoded by the coding sequence GTGACTAATAAAAAAATCGTTTTATGAAAATCAGATGTTAAACAGATTTTAAACGTAATAACTTTAACTTTAGCGTTTGCTATAGGATTATTTAGTTTATTAAACATTAATAACATAATTAATCAAGATTTTTTAAGTTTTTCAAACTTGTTTAAAATTACTGATTCTCAATCTCAAAGCAGGAACTTTGTAGTAATTTATAATTTTGTTATTTTACTTTTTACAGCATTAGGTTCGTTGTTGTGAAATTATCGAAATATATCAAAACTACAAATCAAATTATCTAAATATTTAGCCTTTTACATAAGTTACGTAGGAATTTCAGCAGTATCTTTTGTTTTATTAAACTTCTTTCCATACACCGCTGAAAAAACACCTGTCAACTTGTTAATTGCATCAGCTCCATTTTTAGTTTTAATGCTTGTTAACACAATAGCAGAGTCTATAGCAACAAATATTTATAAAAAGGCTTATCCAAATTACAAACTTTATTTAACTAACTTTGTTTTAGCAACAGTGTTTAAATGAGTTTTAGTCGGAACATTATCATTTGCGCTATTTGCATTTATAAGCATAAATGATACAGATCTTCTATTTAGCAACCAAAATCCTTTCTATGTTTGAATGAAACAAAATGTTTTAACACATTCTCAAAGTTCTGTATTAATCACCGTTGCTTTTTCGTTTGTGCTAGTTGCATATGTCTTTACAAGTGCTGGTCAATTGCTAATTAGTAAACAAAGAAACAAATTATTAAATTTCAGTAAAAGCATTTTATCTTACATGCTAGTAGTATTAGCGTCATTTAGTGCATGAATGATTATTAACGCTTTTACAATGAATCAAAATGATGGAATTTTAGTAAATAGAGTTCCGGCTCATCTATTTTGAATGTTGGCTTTATTAATTGATGTTTTAGTTTTAGGTGCTTATACTTATGTAAGTACTTCTAAAATAATTCATTCATTTAATCAAACAACAAAAGGTTTTGTACTGGTGTTTACACTAGTGCTGACAACTTCGATTTTATTAACGTTTAAAATGTTTGACCGTGATAAGTTTAACAACTTTATTTTAGTGTTATTAGCTGCGCTTTCAGCACTATATACATTAGTTATTTGACAATTATTTGTTAAGCAAAATTCATCGGTTTCAAACATTATTGCTTATTTAATTTTAACCTGCTTAGCATTTGCTTCTGTTCTTGAAGGGTTAAATGCTAAACTATTAACTTCAGACCCACAAAATGACGTGTTAAACAATGGTTCGTTATTATTTAAAGTAGCTGATTTATTCATTATTTCAGCAGTATCATTTGGTACTTTAAGTCTACTACACAGGGCTTTATGTTGAACAAAAGCGATTGTGAGAATTTTTATCTACAAACGCAGAGAAAAAAAAACACCTAAAAGAAAGAGGGCAAAATGATTAAAATTCCTTTTCTAA